One segment of Argiope bruennichi chromosome 11, qqArgBrue1.1, whole genome shotgun sequence DNA contains the following:
- the LOC129956771 gene encoding uncharacterized protein LOC129956771 — MSSSSDEVSSIETHAASSVVDNSIPSTFKQQKAGESNYFISPIRSDESDIEDSDEDPYFRLIHKSKTPSDVVLSIASLTSSSTSSSSSNSSKSNSSLDTEDDSEQVDPQNVTVAGTNSQKPKEREERSRKRIRKPAKWKSKVAKVLRDSRKAYQSFSISKKQVPQRKVGPPCGEKCRLKCKDKIDEMGQQLFDAFWGLGNLEKQR; from the coding sequence ATGTCATCAAGTAGTGATGAAGTCTCATCTATAGAAACTCATGCCGCTTCATCCGTGGTTGATAACTCTATTCCGAGCACGTTTAAACAACAAAAGGCTGGTGAATCAAACTACTTTATTTCACCAATCCGAAGCGATGAAAGTGATATTGAAGACTCCGATGAAGATCCTTATTTCCGATTGATTCACAAAAGTAAGACCCCATCCGATGTCGTACTTTCTATTGCATCGTTGACGTCGTCCAGCACTAGCAGTAGCAGCTCGAATTCATCGAAATCTAATAGTTCGTTGGACACTGAAGATGATAGTGAGCAAGTAGACCCTCAAAATGTTACGGTTGCTGGAACTAATTCCCAAAAGCCCAAGGAGAGAGAAGAAAGGAGTAGAAAGAGAATACGTAAACCAGCGAAGTGGAAATCGAAAGTTGCAAAAGTGCTAAGAGATTCTCGCAAAGCCTACCAGTCTTTCTCGATATCGAAGAAACAAGTGCCACAGAGAAAAGTTGGACCGCCCTGTGGAGAAAAATGTCGGCTAAAATGCAAAGATAAGATCGATGAAATGGGACAACAGCTATTTGATGCATTTTGGGGACTCGGCAATCTTGAAAAACAGAGATAA
- the LOC129956881 gene encoding uncharacterized protein LOC129956881 isoform X1 — protein sequence MSNPIVSQLKSLYRLSLQDISLRKMAVLLVSDPVKYISPSTVVYRDGEERIKLKHELFKSIVAELSLPESMREPLGNLLNPIFMEIYKWWKYHEFFLRSKHSIFDCPEYLKYLHWTHMGTVNYRKTAESMIRDEKLDINRRFKLACLYCLDEDIQNIWQKMSPLNKKCFYNNGQFPPCNDTGEIIIFWTCILKGRVDKLKSYLVGWVGHYSSIYQQAFELFAKNGYETATQYFFEKLTCEEKDASLVRTAEYVAEHVNDSFHPYTEVFYYLLTKMNTEQFQNVLEKSSCAILRSFMDWPRQDAFPEVAQLVLPFFVEYDYEMLQFVLLQQFKYLYNPSKLFQNLFLITPKGFRHSTNYLDNFFKRKDTENIKFMFTNMDPEETLELVMSRKALHKCYELVKEGKWDFLEFFMRESRLSKEDRERFAEAFNSNFSSLLELEIRERLTKVVNDIPTGTSNRDFSNCNKINQMDPMDFQPSGQPDEELIERPAKKIKKI from the coding sequence ATGTCAAATCCAATTGTTAGCCAACTCAAAAGTCTTTACAGGCTGTCCCTCCAAGACATTTCTCTAAGAAAAATGGCTGTCCTTTTGGTTAGTGACCCTGTCAAGTATATATCTCCCTCTACTGTGGTTTATAGAGATGGCgaggaaagaataaaattaaaacatgaacTGTTCAAAAGCATTGTAGCCGAACTCAGTTTACCTGAATCGATGAGGGAGCCGTTAGGTAATCTACTGAATcctatttttatggaaatatataaatgGTGGAAGTACCACGAGTTCTTTTTAAGATCGAAGCATTCAATTTTTGACTGCCCAGAATATCTAAAATACTTGCATTGGACACATATGGGGACTGTAAACTATCGGAAAACAGCTGAGTCAATGATCCGCGATGAAAAGTTGGACATCAACCGGCGATTTAAGTTAGCTTGTCTGTATTGCCTTGATGAAGATATTCAAAACATTTGGCAAAAAATGTCCCCGctgaataaaaagtgtttttataacaATGGGCAATTTCCTCCATGCAATGATACGGgagaaataattatcttttggACTTGCATCCTAAAAGGAAGAGTAGATAAGTTAAAAAGCTATCTTGTGGGATGGGTAGGACACTACTCCTCTATTTATCAACAAGCTTTTGAATTGTTTGCGAAGAACGGTTATGAAACAGCgactcaatatttttttgaaaagttaacttGCGAGGAAAAAGATGCGTCATTGGTGAGAACGGCCGAATATGTAGCAGAACACGTGAATGACAGCTTTCATCCATACACCGAGGTTTTCTACTATTTGTTGACCAAGATGAATACGGAACAGTTTCAGAACGTTCTCGAGAAGTCATCGTGTGCAATCCTTAGAAGCTTTATGGATTGGCCACGGCAAGATGCTTTTCCTGAAGTTGCACAGCTTGTATTGCCTTTCTTTGTAGAATACGATTATGAAATGCTGCAGTTTGTTCTGTTACaacaatttaaatacttatataatcCTTCAAAACTTTTTCAGAATCTTTTTCTGATCACTCCTAAAGGTTTCAGACATTCcacaaattatttagataatttttttaaacgtaaagatactgaaaatatcaaatttatgtttACAAATATGGACCCTGAGGAAACGTTGGAACTTGTCATGAGTCGTAAAGCACTGCACAAGTGTTATGAACTAGTAAAAGAAGGCAAGTGggattttttggaattttttatgcgCGAATCCAGGTTGTCCAAAGAAGACAGAGAGAGGTTCGCGGAagcattcaattcaaatttttcatcacTATTAGAGCTGGAAATACGCGAACGCCTCACTAAGGTGGTGAACGATATTCCTACCGGTACGTCTAACCGGGACTTctcaaattgcaataaaataaatcagatgGATCCAATGGATTTTCAACCAAGTGGACAACCTGATGAAGAACTAATAGAAAGGCCagccaagaaaattaaaaagatttag